A window from Thermosinus carboxydivorans Nor1 encodes these proteins:
- a CDS encoding SpoIIE family protein phosphatase — protein MYPLHAEVGVAQLSKTGEELCGDKVEVLRTPTDTIIVLSDGLGSGVKANILATLTTKIASSMLKRGIPLEDVVDTIAKTLPVCRQRKIAYSTLHIIKVAADGLTTIVEFDCPSTFLLRAGKVVPFPTTEKIVGGKVIKEGQLYLQENDIIVGVSDGVIHAGIGGLLKLGWGWQGIASELVGDSVAMTAENISRKIMACCEGYYAGHPGDDSTVVAVKIRQPVHATLLTGPPADPRSDEKVVKRFLSQPGKKIIAGGTTANIVSRLTGKPLIVALDYHDPAIPPTGRIEGIDLVTEGVLTLNAAVEKLKNPAALAHNGQDGATRLAKLLLSCDKIDIFAGGAINPAHQNPNFPAYINIKAQVLSKLQSVLESMGKQVSIEWF, from the coding sequence ATGTACCCGCTGCATGCCGAAGTCGGTGTTGCGCAATTGTCCAAAACAGGAGAAGAATTATGTGGCGATAAAGTTGAAGTATTACGCACCCCAACAGATACTATTATCGTTCTTTCGGATGGGCTGGGTAGCGGTGTAAAGGCGAACATTCTCGCCACCCTTACGACGAAAATAGCCTCTTCTATGCTTAAAAGAGGTATTCCGCTCGAAGATGTTGTCGATACCATTGCCAAGACTTTACCGGTTTGCCGCCAACGGAAAATTGCTTATTCAACTCTCCATATCATCAAGGTTGCTGCTGATGGCTTAACAACCATCGTGGAATTTGACTGCCCGTCTACGTTTTTGCTCCGCGCCGGCAAGGTAGTTCCTTTTCCTACCACGGAAAAAATTGTCGGCGGCAAGGTCATAAAAGAAGGTCAACTTTATTTGCAGGAAAATGATATAATAGTTGGAGTAAGTGACGGGGTAATCCATGCCGGTATTGGCGGTCTTTTGAAACTGGGGTGGGGATGGCAGGGAATAGCCAGCGAGCTTGTTGGCGATAGTGTGGCCATGACGGCTGAAAATATCAGCCGGAAAATTATGGCTTGTTGTGAAGGCTATTATGCCGGCCATCCCGGCGATGACTCGACCGTGGTGGCGGTAAAAATCCGTCAGCCGGTGCACGCCACGCTCCTAACAGGACCGCCGGCCGATCCCCGGAGTGACGAAAAAGTAGTAAAACGCTTTTTAAGCCAGCCCGGCAAAAAAATTATCGCTGGAGGCACAACAGCCAATATTGTCAGTCGCCTGACCGGCAAGCCCCTTATTGTCGCCCTGGATTATCATGACCCGGCAATTCCCCCAACGGGGCGTATTGAGGGTATTGACCTTGTGACCGAGGGGGTATTGACGCTTAATGCCGCGGTGGAAAAACTAAAAAATCCGGCGGCGTTGGCCCATAACGGGCAGGATGGAGCGACCCGGCTGGCGAAGCTGCTGCTGTCATGTGATAAAATAGATATCTTTGCCGGCGGCGCTATTAATCCAGCGCACCAAAATCCCAATTTCCCGGCCTATATTAATATCAAAGCACAGGTTTTGTCCAAGTTGCAGTCAGTACTGGAGTCAATGGGCAAGCAAGTTAGTATTGAATGGTTTTGA
- a CDS encoding NAD(P)H-dependent oxidoreductase subunit E: protein MNNIVIEICVGTSCYLLGAQDLIRAVEELPCEQRSHIELRGVTCLKTCGKGPNVRIDGVVLAGMTPERLLTIIQDKLG from the coding sequence GTGAACAATATCGTCATTGAGATTTGTGTCGGTACTTCTTGCTATCTATTGGGTGCTCAGGACTTAATCCGGGCCGTTGAGGAGCTGCCTTGCGAACAGCGTTCCCACATTGAACTCCGGGGCGTAACTTGTCTCAAAACCTGCGGCAAAGGGCCAAACGTGAGAATTGATGGTGTGGTGTTGGCTGGTATGACGCCTGAACGCCTGCTCACTATTATTCAGGACAAACTGGGGTAA
- a CDS encoding 4Fe-4S dicluster domain-containing protein, whose amino-acid sequence MSQVTEVVKIRRKVLSEIARLAFEGKLQDHVEDILHTVVTEEGPRYRCCVHKERAVLKDRINLALSQPINTDLKVAAQNALEGKIADMPFVNVLPEACDRCPIDKFIVTDACRNCVAHHCINSCPKKAIAVVQNRAFIDKNRCVECGLCKRSCPYGAIIEVSRPCERACDLKAVVAGADRRAVINYDKCVQCGACKIACPFGAIGDRSVIVQLIQDLKHHKKVYAIIAPSFIGQFGLKVRPGQVINALKQLGFYDVQEVSFGADIVTVEETKEFAATVPGERSFMTTSCCPAFVGMVEKHLPELRDKVSSTVSPMIATGKSIKVDDPEAIVVFIGPCIAKKVEAARYAGVIDYVLTFEELAAMLVGAGINVTEVADSEYQTTASRDGNIFARAGGVAQAVVDAAAHLAPDVNIKPHRCEGLGNCKAALIQIRDGKIDANLFEGMACTGGCVGGPGTLTDFRVTTKLVENYAATAAVTTSPENQEAVKVIEKGPIWHHGH is encoded by the coding sequence ATGTCGCAGGTAACGGAAGTTGTGAAAATTCGCCGTAAAGTTTTGTCTGAGATTGCGCGGTTAGCCTTTGAAGGTAAACTGCAAGATCACGTCGAGGATATCCTACACACAGTGGTAACGGAGGAAGGTCCCCGTTATCGCTGCTGCGTGCATAAAGAGCGGGCTGTCTTGAAAGACCGGATCAATCTGGCTCTGAGTCAGCCTATTAACACCGATCTTAAGGTCGCGGCGCAAAACGCATTAGAAGGCAAAATTGCTGACATGCCTTTTGTTAATGTGTTGCCTGAGGCATGTGACCGGTGTCCTATTGACAAGTTTATCGTCACCGATGCCTGCCGCAACTGTGTTGCCCACCACTGCATCAACAGCTGTCCCAAAAAGGCGATTGCGGTAGTGCAAAACCGGGCCTTTATTGATAAGAACCGGTGCGTGGAATGTGGCCTCTGCAAAAGATCCTGCCCTTACGGCGCGATCATTGAGGTTAGCCGGCCTTGTGAACGGGCCTGCGACTTGAAGGCGGTCGTCGCCGGCGCCGACCGTCGGGCTGTAATCAATTACGATAAATGTGTACAATGTGGCGCCTGCAAAATCGCTTGTCCTTTCGGCGCTATCGGCGACCGCTCGGTGATTGTCCAGTTAATTCAGGATCTCAAGCACCACAAAAAGGTTTACGCAATTATTGCTCCTTCTTTTATTGGCCAATTCGGTCTGAAGGTCAGACCAGGACAAGTAATTAATGCCCTTAAGCAGCTTGGTTTTTACGATGTGCAGGAAGTTTCCTTTGGCGCTGACATTGTCACCGTGGAAGAGACGAAGGAGTTTGCCGCCACTGTTCCCGGCGAACGTTCCTTTATGACCACTTCCTGTTGCCCTGCCTTCGTGGGAATGGTCGAAAAGCATTTGCCGGAGCTGAGGGATAAAGTTTCTTCTACTGTTTCACCGATGATTGCTACCGGTAAAAGCATTAAAGTTGACGACCCCGAAGCCATTGTGGTATTCATTGGGCCGTGTATTGCCAAGAAGGTCGAGGCAGCGCGCTATGCCGGCGTCATCGATTACGTTTTGACTTTTGAGGAGCTGGCGGCGATGCTGGTGGGCGCTGGCATCAATGTAACTGAAGTGGCCGACTCCGAGTATCAGACTACCGCGTCGCGCGATGGCAATATTTTTGCGCGGGCCGGTGGTGTTGCCCAGGCAGTTGTCGATGCAGCCGCCCATCTGGCGCCCGATGTTAATATTAAACCCCATCGCTGTGAAGGGCTTGGCAACTGCAAGGCAGCCCTTATCCAAATTCGCGATGGTAAAATTGATGCCAATCTTTTCGAAGGAATGGCCTGCACGGGCGGTTGTGTCGGCGGTCCCGGGACGCTCACTGATTTTCGGGTTACCACCAAACTGGTCGAGAATTACGCAGCCACCGCGGCGGTTACAACGTCGCCGGAAAACCAGGAAGCAGTTAAGGTTATCGAAAAAGGACCTATTTGGCATCACGGACATTAA
- a CDS encoding YebC/PmpR family DNA-binding transcriptional regulator, whose amino-acid sequence MAGHSKWANIKHRKGKMDALRGKITTKLSREITVAVRMGGADPAGNMRLKLALQKAKENNIPKENIQRAIQKGLGAQEGGNYEEMTYEGYGPGGVAVMLDIMTDNRNRTAADIRHLFAKYGGNLGETGCVSWMFKKKGFFVVNASEAKVSEEDMMMLVLEAGAEDFRSEDGQYEIITAPEDFEAVQQALQAHNIATATAEITMLPDTTVALSGDDAAKMMKLMDALEEHDDVQNVYANFDIPDEMLA is encoded by the coding sequence ATGGCAGGACACTCAAAATGGGCGAATATAAAGCACAGAAAAGGCAAAATGGACGCACTGCGCGGTAAAATCACCACCAAGCTGTCGCGTGAAATTACGGTTGCTGTCCGTATGGGCGGGGCCGACCCGGCGGGGAATATGCGACTTAAGCTGGCTTTGCAAAAGGCAAAAGAGAATAATATACCGAAAGAAAACATTCAGCGCGCCATCCAAAAAGGCTTAGGCGCCCAGGAAGGCGGCAATTATGAGGAAATGACCTATGAAGGTTACGGCCCCGGCGGCGTAGCCGTCATGCTCGATATCATGACCGACAACCGCAACCGTACTGCTGCCGATATTCGCCACCTGTTTGCCAAATATGGCGGTAACCTTGGCGAAACAGGCTGCGTATCCTGGATGTTCAAGAAGAAGGGCTTTTTTGTCGTAAACGCCAGCGAAGCAAAAGTCAGTGAAGAGGACATGATGATGCTGGTACTGGAGGCAGGCGCCGAAGATTTCCGGAGTGAAGACGGGCAATACGAAATTATTACCGCTCCCGAAGATTTTGAAGCGGTGCAGCAAGCATTACAAGCACATAATATTGCCACTGCGACCGCCGAAATAACGATGCTCCCCGATACCACGGTAGCTCTTTCCGGCGATGATGCCGCAAAGATGATGAAGCTTATGGATGCATTGGAAGAACATGACGATGTTCAGAACGTTTATGCTAATTTCGATATACCGGATGAAATGCTAGCCTAG
- a CDS encoding BofC C-terminal domain-containing protein, with amino-acid sequence MLPLPKITKKRALFAVGIILCGCLVAYYFISSQPRGHEPPLIPKETEVAKQDAKIKITPNTDLVQKLIYTKCNDEEVFRTKPADNLIGLNYQQFQKVYSGWTIHKFDNLEVEMSLKVDSYCREHANNMFIGIKDGYVAVFYGKPGPKALLKEVTKIPVSKLVQEDLDELKRGIVVHSREELLRTLEGMQSR; translated from the coding sequence ATGTTGCCTTTGCCTAAAATTACCAAAAAACGGGCGCTATTTGCGGTCGGTATTATTCTGTGCGGATGTCTTGTCGCCTACTATTTTATTAGTTCGCAGCCACGAGGGCACGAGCCGCCGCTGATCCCCAAAGAAACGGAAGTAGCGAAACAGGACGCGAAAATCAAGATTACCCCAAATACTGATTTAGTGCAAAAACTCATTTATACCAAATGCAATGACGAAGAGGTTTTCCGCACGAAACCGGCTGACAACCTTATAGGTTTGAACTATCAACAGTTCCAGAAAGTTTATTCAGGCTGGACCATCCATAAGTTCGATAATTTGGAAGTGGAAATGTCGCTAAAAGTGGATAGTTATTGCCGCGAGCACGCCAATAACATGTTTATAGGCATTAAAGACGGCTATGTGGCCGTGTTTTATGGTAAACCCGGTCCGAAAGCATTGCTCAAGGAAGTAACGAAAATCCCGGTATCTAAACTGGTTCAAGAAGATTTGGATGAGTTAAAACGTGGGATAGTTGTCCACTCGCGGGAGGAGCTATTACGGACCCTCGAAGGCATGCAGTCGCGTTAA
- the ruvC gene encoding crossover junction endodeoxyribonuclease RuvC: protein MLALGIDPGTAICGYGFVELRGSTLHAVDWGAVETSPKLSSTERLKIIFQDLDSLIKRQRPDIIGVEQLFFNKNVTTAMTVGQARGVVLLAAALNNIKVLECTPLQVKQSVVGYGRATKEQVMYMTQRLLNLSEKPHPDDAADALAVAICSLHAAGADRMAVPGR from the coding sequence ATGTTGGCTTTAGGAATCGATCCTGGGACCGCTATTTGCGGGTACGGGTTTGTAGAACTGCGCGGCAGCACGTTGCACGCCGTGGACTGGGGTGCGGTGGAAACCAGTCCCAAGTTGAGCTCAACCGAGCGGCTAAAAATAATTTTTCAGGACCTGGATAGCTTGATAAAACGGCAACGACCGGATATCATAGGTGTGGAACAGCTGTTCTTCAACAAGAATGTTACTACGGCTATGACGGTTGGGCAGGCACGGGGAGTTGTGCTGCTAGCGGCAGCCCTCAATAACATCAAAGTGCTGGAATGTACGCCGCTGCAGGTAAAACAATCCGTTGTGGGCTACGGTCGGGCTACCAAAGAACAGGTTATGTACATGACGCAGCGCCTACTTAACCTTTCGGAGAAACCTCATCCTGATGACGCTGCTGATGCATTGGCGGTTGCCATTTGCTCTTTGCATGCGGCAGGCGCCGACAGAATGGCGGTGCCTGGCAGATGA
- the ruvA gene encoding Holliday junction branch migration protein RuvA, with the protein MIGYLRGTVVHLGVDHCILDVNGVGYRVFVPASGRQRLVAGAQAALFTYLHVREDALLLYGFHTQDEYELFLLLMDVSGIGPKAALNILSAVSPEGFRLAVSQKNVSLLTKIPGIGKKTAERIILELKDKVGTSGETGGDAGLAATGSASAIDQADEALQAMLALGYSHAEVAPVLKKVRHEAQSVEELIRLVLREFTRRS; encoded by the coding sequence ATGATTGGCTACTTGCGTGGAACGGTGGTCCATCTCGGCGTCGATCACTGCATTTTGGATGTTAACGGCGTGGGCTACCGGGTTTTCGTACCGGCGTCGGGCCGCCAACGGCTTGTGGCCGGCGCGCAGGCCGCTTTATTTACATACTTGCATGTACGGGAAGATGCCCTCCTTCTTTATGGCTTCCATACTCAGGATGAATATGAGTTATTTTTACTATTGATGGACGTTTCGGGGATTGGGCCGAAAGCTGCTTTGAATATCCTTTCAGCGGTAAGTCCGGAAGGATTTCGTCTGGCCGTCAGCCAAAAAAACGTCAGCCTGCTTACGAAAATTCCGGGCATCGGCAAGAAGACGGCCGAACGCATTATCTTGGAACTCAAAGACAAGGTAGGTACGAGCGGAGAGACCGGCGGGGATGCCGGCCTGGCGGCGACCGGTTCGGCTTCGGCAATAGACCAGGCCGATGAAGCATTACAGGCCATGTTGGCTCTTGGCTATAGTCACGCAGAAGTTGCCCCGGTTCTGAAAAAGGTGCGGCACGAAGCACAATCAGTAGAGGAACTTATCAGACTAGTTCTACGGGAATTTACCAGGAGGTCATAG
- the ruvB gene encoding Holliday junction branch migration DNA helicase RuvB, with the protein MEERIIAGGKQDADDWQYSLRPRRLAEYIGQDQIKHNLTVFIQAAMTRGEALDHVLLYGPPGLGKTTLASIIANELGVNLRITSGPAIERPGDLAALLTNLGEKDVLFIDEIHRLPRSVEEILYSAMEDYALDIIIGKGPSARSIRLDLPRFTLVGATTRAGALASPLRDRFGVICRLEYYDVKQLVCIVKRAADILNIAIDAQGAEEIARRSRGTPRVANRLLKRVRDFAQVTGDGVITAALADEALARLDVDQCGLDRTDRTLLRIIIEKFNGGPVGLDTLAAAISEETDTVEDVYEPFLLQLGFIQRTPRGRVATPAAYHHLGIPLKKEEQEKLW; encoded by the coding sequence ATGGAGGAACGTATTATCGCCGGCGGCAAGCAGGATGCAGACGACTGGCAGTACAGCCTGCGTCCGCGGCGGCTGGCGGAGTATATCGGACAAGACCAGATAAAACATAATCTCACGGTATTTATTCAAGCGGCCATGACCCGCGGCGAGGCATTGGACCATGTACTGCTTTATGGTCCACCCGGGCTTGGCAAGACTACTTTGGCCAGTATTATTGCCAATGAGTTGGGGGTAAACTTGCGGATTACTTCGGGACCGGCGATTGAACGGCCCGGTGACTTGGCGGCGCTCTTAACCAACCTGGGCGAAAAGGATGTCCTGTTTATCGACGAGATTCATCGCCTGCCCCGCAGCGTGGAAGAAATTCTTTATTCCGCCATGGAAGATTATGCGCTGGATATTATTATCGGCAAAGGTCCCAGTGCCCGGTCCATTCGTCTCGACTTACCCCGGTTCACGTTGGTTGGAGCTACAACCCGGGCGGGGGCGCTCGCGTCGCCGCTGCGCGACCGGTTTGGCGTTATTTGCCGTTTGGAATATTACGATGTAAAACAGCTCGTGTGTATTGTCAAACGGGCGGCAGATATATTAAATATTGCCATCGATGCCCAAGGGGCGGAAGAAATTGCCCGGCGGTCGCGGGGGACGCCCCGGGTAGCCAATCGCCTGCTTAAACGGGTGCGCGATTTTGCCCAGGTAACAGGCGACGGAGTGATTACGGCCGCTCTCGCTGATGAAGCACTGGCCCGTCTCGACGTTGACCAGTGCGGTCTTGACCGGACGGACCGCACCTTGCTCCGCATTATTATCGAAAAGTTTAACGGTGGCCCGGTAGGGCTGGATACATTGGCGGCAGCCATCAGTGAGGAAACTGATACGGTAGAAGATGTTTACGAACCCTTCTTACTTCAACTGGGTTTTATTCAACGGACACCCCGCGGGCGGGTGGCTACGCCGGCGGCCTACCATCATTTAGGAATACCATTAAAAAAAGAAGAACAGGAAAAGCTGTGGTAA
- a CDS encoding DUF2905 domain-containing protein: protein MLPDGTDSFGKTIMLIGLVLVVIGAVWHFGAKFINLGRLPGDIHIQKENFSFHFPIVTSIVLSIVLTIILNLFTRR, encoded by the coding sequence ATGCTGCCCGATGGTACGGATTCTTTTGGCAAAACGATTATGCTGATTGGTCTGGTACTTGTTGTTATCGGAGCGGTCTGGCATTTTGGCGCTAAATTCATCAACTTGGGCCGGCTGCCGGGAGACATCCACATCCAAAAAGAAAACTTCAGCTTCCATTTTCCGATAGTGACGTCGATCGTACTCAGCATTGTATTGACCATTATTTTAAATTTATTTACAAGACGTTAG
- a CDS encoding SpoIID/LytB domain-containing protein, translated as MFRRIIYLTTLLCFLVSAAAGAQVSAQSARTAEPLIRVGIWTNQPNVLLSATSPFAIVDRTNGQVLGAYQAGERVSLAYKNGIIALNGKPLETRSIGVVLKGKGEQYIEVNKRRYRGDIEVHPTRGETGLTVVNTLPVEQYLYGIIAREISPDWAIEAVKAQAVAARTYALYNLGKHADDGFDVCATTDCQVYGGRDSEVPRAIQAVDETRGMVIQYRGQLIPAYFHSSGGGYTENSENVWGTYRPYLRGVPDFDQAAPHFKWEKQVAVTELEELLRQSGYGIGRLQAIELSRLTAQPVTAPDRGVSGRVKTIRFIGDQGTIQLTGAKLRSLLGLNSTLFDLAVVVPVPKVFEVEITDSYGDHGKKQIEINLPPRQEQGWFSDKPNIRRLTGRPDEKLVITGYGWGHGVGLSQWGAKAMAETAPPGDTAYFKEILKHYYQGVDINKIY; from the coding sequence ATGTTTAGACGTATTATTTATCTAACGACGCTACTATGTTTTCTTGTTTCCGCCGCGGCTGGTGCTCAGGTTTCGGCCCAGTCAGCGCGAACGGCGGAGCCACTTATCAGGGTAGGTATCTGGACCAATCAACCTAATGTTCTCCTCTCGGCCACTAGTCCTTTTGCGATCGTTGACCGCACGAACGGCCAGGTTTTGGGCGCTTATCAGGCCGGGGAAAGAGTCAGTCTTGCCTACAAAAACGGTATCATCGCGCTCAACGGCAAGCCGCTGGAAACCAGGAGCATCGGCGTCGTTCTCAAAGGCAAAGGTGAACAATATATTGAGGTCAATAAACGGCGCTACCGGGGGGACATCGAGGTTCATCCCACCCGCGGCGAAACAGGGTTGACGGTCGTCAATACTTTGCCGGTAGAACAATATTTATATGGTATTATCGCCCGGGAAATTTCGCCGGACTGGGCGATTGAAGCGGTAAAGGCCCAGGCGGTTGCCGCCCGGACGTATGCTTTGTATAACTTGGGCAAGCATGCCGACGATGGCTTTGATGTCTGTGCTACTACGGATTGTCAGGTTTACGGAGGACGGGACAGTGAAGTGCCCCGCGCTATACAAGCGGTGGATGAGACGCGGGGAATGGTTATTCAGTACCGCGGACAGCTTATACCGGCTTACTTTCATAGTAGTGGCGGCGGTTATACGGAAAACAGCGAGAACGTATGGGGAACATACCGGCCGTATTTGCGGGGAGTACCTGATTTTGACCAGGCCGCCCCCCATTTCAAATGGGAGAAGCAGGTAGCGGTTACGGAACTGGAAGAGCTTCTTCGCCAGTCCGGCTATGGGATCGGGCGGCTGCAAGCAATTGAGCTTTCCCGGCTAACGGCGCAACCCGTTACCGCGCCCGACCGAGGTGTATCCGGCCGGGTCAAAACCATCCGCTTTATTGGCGACCAGGGCACAATACAGCTAACAGGGGCGAAACTGCGCAGTCTTTTGGGGCTGAATAGCACCCTGTTTGATTTAGCCGTCGTTGTGCCTGTTCCGAAAGTCTTTGAGGTAGAAATAACGGATAGCTACGGCGATCACGGCAAAAAGCAGATAGAAATCAATCTGCCGCCGCGCCAAGAACAGGGGTGGTTTAGCGATAAACCCAACATCCGCCGTTTGACCGGCCGCCCTGATGAAAAACTTGTTATTACAGGCTATGGCTGGGGTCATGGCGTAGGTCTCTCCCAGTGGGGGGCGAAAGCGATGGCCGAAACGGCGCCTCCGGGCGATACCGCATATTTTAAAGAGATATTGAAACACTATTACCAAGGTGTGGATATTAACAAGATATACTGA
- the queA gene encoding tRNA preQ1(34) S-adenosylmethionine ribosyltransferase-isomerase QueA has product MLVTDFDYYLPEELIAQQPCEPRDHSRLLVLDRRTGNIEHRRFYNLPDYLQPGDTLVFNNTKVIPARLIGAKAGTGGKIEVFLLNRLTSDEWETLVKPGKRARPGTQVVFGDELSCEILASTDYGGRIVRFNYSGVFEDILDRLGETPLPPYIKTRLADKDRYQTVYAKERGSAAAPTAGLHFTPELLDRIKAKGINLAFITLHVGLGTFRPVTVSNITQHTMHREYYSVSPETAALINQTKQAGGRIIAVGTTAVRTLETVGAGGFVESGSGWTDIFIYPGYRFKIVDALVTNFHLPQSTLLMLVSALAGRENIMNAYHVAVREKYRFFSFGDAMLIL; this is encoded by the coding sequence ATGCTTGTCACTGATTTTGACTATTATTTGCCTGAAGAACTAATTGCCCAACAGCCCTGTGAGCCGCGCGACCATTCGCGGCTATTGGTGCTGGACCGGCGAACGGGGAACATCGAACATCGCCGGTTTTATAATTTGCCTGATTACTTACAGCCAGGGGATACCCTGGTTTTTAATAATACTAAGGTCATCCCTGCCCGACTAATTGGTGCCAAAGCCGGTACGGGTGGAAAAATTGAAGTTTTTTTGCTGAACCGGCTAACGAGTGATGAATGGGAAACGCTGGTTAAACCGGGTAAACGTGCCCGGCCCGGTACCCAGGTAGTTTTTGGCGACGAACTTTCCTGCGAGATATTGGCGTCTACCGATTATGGCGGCCGTATTGTCCGCTTTAATTACTCCGGGGTTTTTGAGGATATTTTGGACCGGCTGGGGGAAACGCCTTTGCCGCCATATATTAAAACCCGCTTAGCGGACAAAGACCGCTATCAGACTGTTTATGCCAAGGAGCGCGGTTCGGCGGCGGCCCCTACTGCCGGGCTTCACTTCACGCCTGAGCTGCTCGACCGCATCAAGGCAAAGGGGATTAACCTGGCCTTCATTACGCTCCATGTCGGTTTGGGAACTTTTCGTCCCGTCACGGTCAGTAATATTACCCAGCATACCATGCACCGCGAGTATTACTCGGTATCGCCGGAAACCGCCGCTTTAATTAACCAAACCAAACAAGCGGGCGGACGCATCATTGCTGTCGGCACTACGGCGGTCCGCACGCTGGAAACGGTAGGCGCCGGTGGGTTTGTGGAAAGTGGCAGTGGCTGGACCGATATTTTCATTTATCCTGGCTACCGCTTCAAAATTGTCGATGCGCTCGTTACCAATTTTCATCTGCCTCAGTCGACTCTGCTCATGTTGGTCAGCGCTCTGGCGGGGCGGGAAAATATTATGAATGCCTATCATGTTGCGGTGCGCGAGAAATACCGGTTTTTCAGCTTTGGGGACGCAATGCTTATCTTATAA
- the tgt gene encoding tRNA guanosine(34) transglycosylase Tgt — translation MAITFELIKQCSKTGARAGRLYTPHGVFETPIFMPVGTQATVKAMSPDELKAMGAGIILSNTYHLYLRPGHELVAEAGGLHGFMHWDRGILTDSGGFQVFSLGPLRKITEEGVAFRSHIDGSKHFLSPEKATEIQMALGADIIMAFDECVPYPAEYDYAKASTERTTRWAERCKKAHTRKDQALFGIVQGGMYKDLRAMSARDLVAMDFPGYAVGGLSVGEPKPLMYEILEYTVPLLPANKPRYLMGVGTPDCLVEGVMYGIDMFDCVFPTRVARNGTVMTSRGKLVVKNAEYARDFRPIDPDCECYTCRNFSRAYIRHLLKAEEIFGLRLTTIHNLHFLLNFMRNMRKAILEDRFLAFRQEFRAQYQLH, via the coding sequence TTGGCCATTACGTTTGAACTGATTAAACAATGCAGCAAGACCGGAGCGCGAGCCGGCAGGCTCTATACTCCTCACGGCGTTTTTGAGACTCCCATCTTTATGCCTGTCGGCACCCAGGCCACCGTTAAAGCCATGTCGCCGGACGAACTCAAAGCTATGGGCGCTGGCATTATTTTAAGCAACACTTATCACTTATATTTGCGCCCCGGCCATGAACTGGTGGCCGAGGCGGGCGGGCTTCACGGCTTTATGCACTGGGATCGCGGCATCCTTACAGATAGTGGCGGCTTTCAGGTTTTCAGCCTTGGTCCGCTGCGCAAGATTACCGAAGAAGGCGTGGCCTTCCGTTCGCATATCGATGGCTCCAAACATTTTCTGTCGCCGGAAAAGGCTACGGAAATCCAAATGGCGCTAGGCGCCGATATTATTATGGCCTTTGACGAGTGTGTACCGTATCCGGCCGAATACGATTATGCCAAGGCGTCTACCGAGCGGACCACGCGCTGGGCCGAGCGTTGTAAAAAGGCCCATACGCGCAAGGACCAAGCGTTATTTGGCATCGTCCAGGGCGGCATGTACAAAGACTTGCGCGCCATGAGCGCCCGCGACCTTGTTGCCATGGATTTTCCCGGTTATGCCGTCGGGGGCCTCAGCGTCGGCGAACCGAAACCGCTCATGTACGAAATACTTGAGTATACTGTCCCGCTGCTGCCGGCCAACAAGCCCCGCTACCTTATGGGGGTTGGGACGCCTGATTGTCTGGTTGAGGGCGTCATGTACGGTATTGATATGTTTGATTGTGTTTTTCCTACCCGCGTTGCCCGGAACGGCACGGTTATGACCAGCCGGGGCAAACTGGTCGTGAAAAATGCCGAATATGCCCGTGATTTTCGGCCGATCGACCCGGACTGCGAATGCTATACCTGCCGCAACTTTTCGCGGGCCTATATTCGTCATCTGCTAAAGGCGGAAGAAATTTTTGGCCTGCGCCTTACTACCATTCATAACCTGCATTTTCTCCTTAACTTCATGCGCAACATGCGCAAGGCAATTCTCGAAGACCGGTTTTTAGCTTTTCGCCAGGAGTTTCGCGCGCAATATCAACTTCATTAA
- the yajC gene encoding preprotein translocase subunit YajC, whose translation MPEFSPEILQFIQASWPIVLMGVIFYFLLYRPQQKEQKKRTEMLNALKKGDRIVTIGGIYGTITAINDKVVTLKVADKVEIEIARTAVSHHQNPQKNGNNK comes from the coding sequence ATGCCAGAATTTTCTCCGGAAATTCTTCAATTCATTCAGGCATCGTGGCCAATCGTTCTCATGGGGGTCATTTTCTACTTCCTGTTATACCGGCCGCAGCAAAAAGAACAAAAGAAACGTACCGAGATGCTGAACGCCCTTAAAAAAGGGGATCGTATTGTTACCATCGGCGGTATCTACGGTACTATTACCGCCATTAACGATAAAGTGGTTACCCTGAAGGTAGCCGATAAGGTGGAGATTGAGATCGCACGTACTGCCGTAAGCCACCACCAAAATCCGCAGAAAAATGGAAATAATAAATAA